The Formosa sp. Hel1_33_131 genome window below encodes:
- a CDS encoding DUF6088 family protein, translating into MKVAQKIENKIKTLKEGTTFKYQQLSIESNEYSAAAKAIERLIEKGIIKRVSTGVFYKPKQTIFGELKPNEEELLKPYLFQNNKRIAYITGVSLYNRMGLTTQVPRNIKIASRDKRITVSVGNIKGNPVKSYVDVTDKNFSLLETLDALKDFKKIPDLDKNSGIKIISNQLKKLNTKEIKQLIDYALSYPPRVRAFLGALLEQINFFIDSELKTLIKSLNPLSEYNYGIDKKILPTITNWNII; encoded by the coding sequence ATGAAAGTAGCTCAAAAAATAGAAAATAAAATTAAAACGTTAAAAGAAGGTACTACTTTCAAGTACCAACAACTTTCTATTGAATCAAACGAATATAGTGCAGCTGCGAAAGCAATTGAACGTTTAATTGAAAAAGGAATTATCAAAAGAGTTTCTACAGGAGTTTTTTATAAACCTAAACAAACCATTTTTGGAGAGTTAAAACCCAATGAAGAAGAGTTATTGAAACCCTATTTATTCCAAAACAACAAAAGAATTGCTTACATAACAGGTGTTTCTTTATACAACCGAATGGGTTTAACAACTCAAGTACCAAGAAATATAAAAATTGCAAGTAGAGACAAACGAATAACAGTATCAGTTGGAAATATTAAAGGAAATCCAGTAAAAAGTTATGTAGATGTTACAGATAAAAATTTCTCTCTGCTAGAAACTTTAGATGCTCTCAAAGATTTTAAAAAAATACCAGATTTAGACAAGAATTCAGGAATCAAAATTATTTCGAATCAACTAAAAAAACTGAACACAAAAGAGATAAAACAACTCATTGACTATGCTTTATCTTATCCACCCAGAGTGAGGGCTTTTTTAGGTGCTTTATTAGAACAAATAAACTTTTTTATTGACTCTGAATTAAAAACATTAATAAAGAGTCTTAATCCACTTTCCGAATATAATTACGGAATTGATAAAAAAATACTACCAACTATAACCAATTGGAATATTATATGA
- the gltX gene encoding glutamate--tRNA ligase — protein sequence MNTSIRVRFAPSPTGPLHIGGVRTALFNYLFAKKHGGTFVLRVEDTDQKRYVDGAEDYMVNALDWCNIPFDEGPGKDGGFGPYRQSERKHLYKQYVDLLIETNKAYYAFDTAEALDGERKNHEAKGKTFIYNWHNRTRGRLVNSLVLSKEEVDVKIANGDAYVVRFLAPQDETLALTDLIRGDIKIDTNTLDDKVLFKSDGMPTYHLANVVDDYLMKITHVIRGEEWLPSLALHQLLYNAFGWKAPEFAHLPLILKPTGKGKLSKRDGDKLGFPVFPLNWEDPSTNSVSKGYKESGYFSEAVINFLAFLGWNPGTEQEIFSLEELVKAFDLKNVHKAGARFDPDKTKWFNHQYMQKAENEDLATAFVNTTSEIAAMDLGYVELVVAHIKERATFPSEFWGLSHYFFKAPENYAEAALKKAWKEHSKDLMQQLIVVLETADDSTVETLQTTVKGWITQNEIGFGKIMMPLRVALVGALEGADVFDIVYLIGKTETIKRIQTLIDRH from the coding sequence ATGAACACTTCCATTCGCGTACGATTTGCACCAAGCCCCACAGGGCCACTCCATATTGGAGGTGTGCGAACCGCTCTATTTAATTATTTATTCGCCAAAAAACACGGAGGTACTTTTGTGCTGCGTGTCGAAGATACCGACCAAAAACGTTATGTGGATGGCGCCGAAGACTATATGGTAAACGCACTGGACTGGTGCAACATTCCGTTTGATGAAGGCCCCGGAAAAGACGGCGGTTTTGGCCCGTACCGACAAAGTGAACGCAAGCATCTGTACAAACAATATGTGGATTTACTGATCGAAACCAACAAGGCTTATTATGCCTTTGACACGGCGGAAGCCCTAGACGGAGAGCGTAAAAATCACGAGGCAAAAGGCAAAACTTTCATTTACAATTGGCACAACAGAACCCGAGGTCGACTGGTTAATTCTTTGGTCTTATCCAAAGAAGAGGTAGATGTTAAAATAGCAAATGGCGATGCCTATGTGGTACGTTTTTTAGCCCCACAAGATGAAACGCTTGCGCTTACAGACCTCATCAGAGGCGACATAAAAATTGACACCAACACACTGGATGATAAGGTATTGTTCAAATCGGACGGCATGCCTACCTACCACCTTGCCAATGTGGTGGACGATTATTTAATGAAAATAACACACGTCATTCGTGGAGAAGAGTGGTTACCCTCCTTGGCATTGCACCAATTGCTTTACAACGCATTTGGATGGAAAGCCCCTGAATTTGCACACTTACCCCTAATCTTAAAACCAACAGGAAAAGGAAAACTGAGCAAACGCGACGGTGATAAACTCGGTTTTCCGGTATTTCCATTGAACTGGGAAGACCCCTCAACCAATAGCGTCTCAAAAGGCTATAAAGAAAGTGGTTACTTTTCGGAAGCCGTCATCAATTTCTTGGCATTCTTAGGCTGGAACCCCGGCACGGAACAAGAGATTTTTAGCTTAGAAGAACTTGTAAAAGCGTTTGATTTGAAAAACGTTCATAAAGCAGGCGCACGATTTGACCCAGACAAAACAAAATGGTTCAACCACCAATACATGCAAAAGGCAGAAAATGAAGACTTGGCAACAGCCTTTGTAAACACCACGTCAGAAATTGCAGCGATGGACCTTGGCTATGTAGAGCTTGTGGTAGCGCACATCAAAGAACGGGCAACCTTTCCTTCAGAATTTTGGGGACTAAGTCATTACTTTTTTAAAGCACCCGAAAATTACGCAGAAGCAGCCCTTAAAAAAGCGTGGAAAGAACATTCCAAAGACCTGATGCAACAATTAATTGTAGTACTTGAAACCGCCGACGACAGTACTGTTGAAACGCTTCAAACCACTGTAAAAGGATGGATTACTCAAAACGAAATAGGCTTTGGAAAAATCATGATGCCGCTAAGAGTCGCACTTGTTGGTGCATTGGAAGGAGCAGACGTATTTGACATCGTATATCTCATTGGGAAAACCGAAACAATCAAACGGATTCAAACACTGATCGACCGTCACTAA
- the ybeY gene encoding rRNA maturation RNase YbeY, with protein sequence MISFSSEVPFEISNADTTASWLGAIISQEDYNEGEVSIVFCDDEFLHKLNVEFLDHDTLTDVISFDYSMGKEIHGEIFISIERVKENANEFNQSFDTELARVMAHGILHYCGYKDKSESEAAAMRSKEEFYLQQRAD encoded by the coding sequence ATGATTAGTTTTAGCTCAGAAGTCCCCTTCGAAATTTCCAATGCTGACACTACAGCCTCATGGCTCGGTGCCATTATTTCCCAAGAAGATTATAACGAGGGCGAGGTTTCCATTGTGTTTTGTGATGATGAATTTCTACACAAACTTAATGTTGAATTCTTAGATCATGACACCCTAACCGATGTGATTAGTTTCGATTACTCTATGGGGAAAGAAATTCATGGAGAAATATTTATTTCTATTGAACGCGTAAAAGAAAACGCCAACGAATTCAATCAAAGTTTCGATACGGAACTAGCGAGAGTCATGGCGCATGGCATTCTGCACTACTGTGGTTATAAAGACAAATCTGAATCAGAAGCCGCCGCTATGCGATCTAAAGAAGAGTTCTATCTTCAACAACGTGCCGATTAA
- a CDS encoding nucleotidyl transferase AbiEii/AbiGii toxin family protein, whose amino-acid sequence MKLHENKELFQDAITATSQQKGIPEIYIEKDYWVTIALHAIFNSEIGKETVFKGGTALSKCNQLIDRFSEDIDLVVLRKDGETNNQLKSKIKKISKCVTKVIPEIEVEGITHKMGMIRKTAHSYEKSFNGDFGQVRDNIIVESTWLGHFEPYTTGTISSYIYEMMLKANQQDIINQYEMNPFDVLVLRTERTLCEKLMSLVRFSQTEQPITDLSNKIRHTYDIHMMLKDDELKSFFNSKEFDVMLLKVAKDDVISFKNNNSWLSNHPINTILFSETENTWNQVKDTYETSFKELVFGEFPSENKIMKTLKVVAERLKKIKWNIETEE is encoded by the coding sequence ATGAAGCTACACGAAAATAAAGAACTATTCCAAGATGCGATAACTGCGACTTCTCAACAAAAGGGAATTCCAGAAATCTATATTGAAAAAGATTATTGGGTAACAATTGCTTTACACGCTATTTTCAACAGTGAGATTGGAAAAGAAACTGTTTTTAAAGGAGGTACTGCCCTATCTAAATGTAATCAGCTAATTGACCGATTTTCAGAAGATATTGATTTAGTAGTTTTAAGAAAAGATGGAGAGACAAACAATCAACTTAAATCTAAAATTAAAAAAATTTCAAAATGCGTTACGAAAGTAATTCCTGAGATAGAAGTTGAAGGAATAACTCACAAAATGGGAATGATACGTAAAACTGCTCACAGTTATGAAAAGAGTTTTAATGGAGATTTTGGACAAGTAAGAGACAATATTATTGTAGAATCTACTTGGCTTGGGCATTTTGAGCCATACACTACAGGAACAATATCGTCTTACATTTATGAAATGATGTTGAAGGCTAACCAACAAGATATAATTAATCAATACGAAATGAATCCTTTTGATGTTTTAGTATTAAGAACTGAAAGAACGCTATGTGAAAAGCTGATGAGTTTGGTTCGTTTTTCTCAAACAGAACAACCAATAACTGATTTGAGCAATAAGATTAGACACACATACGATATTCATATGATGTTAAAAGACGATGAACTTAAATCCTTTTTCAATTCAAAAGAATTTGATGTAATGCTTTTAAAGGTCGCAAAAGATGATGTGATAAGTTTTAAAAACAATAATAGTTGGTTATCAAACCATCCAATAAACACAATACTGTTTTCAGAAACTGAAAATACTTGGAATCAAGTCAAAGACACTTATGAAACCAGTTTTAAGGAATTAGTTTTTGGCGAATTTCCGTCGGAGAATAAAATAATGAAAACGTTAAAAGTAGTAGCTGAAAGATTAAAAAAAATTAAGTGGAATATAGAAACGGAAGAATAG
- a CDS encoding condensin complex protein MksE, protein MDGRFITIDDSYFDIIKEYQDFYIEFFEKSFGFELKNTQEFYYLISEETNENTSRDISIFFSIFCYELDKDGKNFMDELGFSDFHIEEIIEYIKNSTWSDIVKSNKQLNDADSIKRLVGSTMVKRNIAIKHPDDKYSFTKAYKLFIDFARELIKSEPNQEQSN, encoded by the coding sequence ATGGATGGAAGATTTATAACAATTGATGATTCTTACTTCGATATTATAAAGGAATATCAAGATTTTTATATTGAGTTTTTCGAGAAGTCTTTTGGTTTCGAATTAAAAAACACACAAGAATTTTATTACCTAATTTCCGAAGAAACAAACGAAAACACTTCTCGTGACATAAGTATCTTTTTCTCAATATTTTGCTACGAACTAGACAAAGACGGAAAGAATTTTATGGATGAATTGGGATTTTCGGACTTTCATATTGAAGAAATAATAGAATACATAAAAAACAGTACTTGGTCTGATATTGTAAAATCAAATAAACAATTAAATGATGCTGATAGTATTAAAAGGTTAGTTGGTTCTACTATGGTGAAAAGGAACATTGCGATTAAACATCCAGACGATAAATATTCTTTTACCAAAGCATATAAATTATTCATCGACTTTGCACGAGAATTAATAAAATCTGAACCGAACCAAGAGCAATCGAACTAA
- a CDS encoding DUF4421 family protein, translated as MNKISFLIILLLNISNAVSQNKGNTDSTSILSFTDKIIIKANIDTQTDSYSIQSENDSNFRLSANNQFRLVLSLDYEFIGASIGFSPEFLPGNNDNNLKGKSTYKDYSFRFFLGNWTQGIKYKKVQSFYVENTNDFISNWIDGQDLYIQFPDLKTIFWGGSTSYVLNPNFSLRNVAYNTEWQRKSAGSFIPTLRYGYTHLSGTTGGTKFFENSFDIGIAPEYYYTAVIHKNWFVSLYASPSFGIRFSKSGENETDFIDNNVYWPLSFDGGLQIGYSSRKYIYGANLKFETTWYNEDSMTNITNDLFFIKIYFGYRFNAPKKVEKIFKKINKRIGL; from the coding sequence ATGAATAAAATAAGCTTTTTAATAATCCTTCTTTTGAACATTTCAAATGCTGTAAGTCAAAATAAAGGGAATACAGATTCTACGTCTATACTGTCCTTCACAGATAAAATTATTATAAAAGCAAATATCGATACGCAAACCGACTCATATTCTATTCAATCAGAAAATGATTCAAACTTTCGCCTTTCTGCAAATAATCAATTTAGACTGGTATTATCACTAGATTATGAATTTATTGGTGCGAGCATTGGGTTTTCTCCAGAATTTCTCCCAGGAAACAATGACAATAATTTAAAAGGTAAATCAACTTATAAAGACTATAGTTTTCGTTTTTTTCTTGGAAACTGGACTCAAGGAATTAAATATAAAAAAGTACAAAGCTTTTATGTTGAAAACACAAATGATTTTATTTCAAACTGGATTGATGGACAAGATTTGTATATTCAATTTCCCGATCTTAAAACTATTTTTTGGGGCGGCTCTACCTCTTACGTTTTAAATCCAAACTTTTCATTAAGGAATGTAGCGTACAACACAGAGTGGCAACGAAAAAGTGCTGGGAGTTTTATTCCGACTTTGCGTTATGGGTATACTCATTTATCTGGGACTACAGGGGGTACTAAATTCTTTGAAAATAGTTTTGATATTGGTATTGCTCCTGAATACTATTATACTGCAGTAATTCACAAAAATTGGTTTGTTTCATTATATGCATCACCTTCTTTTGGTATTCGGTTTTCAAAGAGTGGAGAAAACGAAACAGATTTTATCGACAATAATGTGTACTGGCCTTTATCTTTTGACGGAGGGTTACAAATTGGCTATAGCTCTAGAAAGTATATTTATGGAGCCAATCTTAAATTTGAAACCACTTGGTACAATGAAGATAGCATGACCAATATTACGAATGATCTGTTTTTTATTAAAATTTATTTTGGGTATAGATTTAATGCTCCAAAAAAAGTTGAAAAAATTTTTAAAAAGATAAATAAAAGAATTGGTCTATAA
- a CDS encoding T9SS type A sorting domain-containing protein, giving the protein MKNTILILFLGMSLSCLAQDSQLFQNTWYLHNLNINTQNNVPPINSEVMSISLTLNTNNLNTNNYNYFSSWVCESLGGEVDYDDVNQNFMFTSLAQTLGGGCYQTSNANYESLYFNYYFNNVNNPFEYSILSNSDGSKTLTVSNSSGDKTVYGSVVLSTHEYSVNRFSVSPNPVLDELFISEIAGLSNFSIAIFNINGKRVLSLNRSNLKTESFNVEKLSKGLYFILFEDKLGRIEMKKFIKK; this is encoded by the coding sequence ATGAAAAATACCATCCTAATTCTTTTCCTCGGAATGTCGCTAAGTTGCTTAGCGCAAGATTCACAATTGTTTCAAAACACTTGGTATTTACACAACCTAAACATTAATACCCAAAATAATGTACCTCCAATTAATAGTGAAGTAATGTCTATTTCTTTAACTTTAAACACGAACAATTTAAACACGAACAACTATAACTATTTTTCAAGTTGGGTATGCGAAAGCTTAGGTGGTGAAGTTGATTACGATGATGTGAATCAAAATTTTATGTTTACTAGTTTAGCTCAAACCCTAGGAGGGGGGTGTTATCAAACATCAAATGCTAATTATGAATCCCTGTATTTCAACTACTACTTCAACAATGTAAACAACCCTTTTGAGTATTCTATTTTAAGTAATAGTGATGGTAGCAAGACTTTAACCGTTAGCAATTCCTCTGGAGATAAAACGGTTTATGGGAGTGTGGTATTATCCACACATGAGTATTCAGTAAACAGGTTTTCTGTGTCTCCGAACCCTGTATTAGATGAATTGTTTATTTCCGAAATAGCAGGATTAAGCAACTTTAGTATCGCTATTTTTAATATAAATGGGAAACGGGTTTTATCATTAAACCGTTCAAATTTAAAAACGGAATCTTTTAATGTAGAAAAACTGTCAAAGGGGCTGTATTTTATTTTGTTTGAAGATAAGCTAGGACGGATTGAAATGAAAAAATTTATAAAGAAGTGA
- a CDS encoding DUF4175 family protein, translated as MDGFHNIEQKLEHFIRRYYLSALLKGLLLFFAIGLLYVLLLLSIEHFFWLGSSGRLFLFYCVLGFEALLFYGFIFIPLAKYFKIQKGIDLETASKIVGDHFPEVKDKLLNVLQLNQQSEHTEFLLASIEQKSNNLSLVPFKSAVSFKENLKYIRYALLPILIVFLFILFGKQAVFTDSLKRVVNYNTAYAPPAPFEFFIMNTNLEAIENTSFTLVAKTVGKFVPESVQIVYNDEVYILNQTELGVFEYEFSHPNSPIDFKLVTTEVVSKPYRLEVLPIPVLLSFDMYLDYPTYTGKSDEKIANNGNATIPEGTKLKWELRTKSTDTVSFSYKNTIAFFDHNDQKFQFSKQVFESLNYTIQTSNSKLKNYENLAFSLQTITDQSPAIKVEMKQDSTYQASLYFYGQISDDYGIKDLKLYYYPVADASNINELSLPSNTTTFQEFTHAFPSGLELMDDTPYALYFEVSDNDPFHKTKTTRSRVFNYNSKSENTIQEIQLEEQSELTTAFQKALNTLSEQDKNLNEISQNQKEKEQLNFSDQQKLKSFLERQQAQDKMLKEFNKKMQDNLNQFEKSKEEDPFKEQLEKRLEAQQEALEKDEKLLEELKKITDKINKEELADKLEKMAKKNKNKQLSLEQLLELTKRYYVTKKSEQLLDNLNELSKEQMQLAEESEEQNTKEAQEKLNEEFKELTKELDDLRKDNDALAKPLELPDDPNLEESIEKDQENASDELGEKEQSPDPQEQKEKLNKAQKSQKKAAQKMQQMSQKMAQQMSSGGGQQMSEDIDLLRQILDNLLLFSFDQELLMKRFQESTTNTTGHAKRLVRQSNLREHFEHVDDSLFSLSLRQPMISESINKEITEVFFNIDKSLELLSENSFREAIGAQQFAITATNKLADMLSNTLDNMEMQMQMSPGQGEGEMQLPDIIMSQEALSKKMEKELGKKGEKSEGEQEGSEKGDGEPKKEGEGSKKGEQGQEGQEGGEGKEGQNGKQGQQGQQGNQGGEGEGSEGDNGELFEIFKKQQELRNALQDLLDKNGIGDNGQKLLDSMEKIEQNLINQGLTEKSLQAMQNLKHQLLKLEKAVQQQGEDTKRVSNTSKAERSQPPIPSAETIKQYFNTTEILNRQSLPLRQEFKQKVQEYFKIKND; from the coding sequence TTGGACGGTTTTCACAACATAGAACAAAAACTAGAGCATTTCATAAGACGTTATTATTTAAGCGCCTTATTGAAAGGTCTTCTGTTGTTTTTCGCTATTGGATTGCTCTATGTACTGCTACTGTTGAGTATTGAGCATTTTTTCTGGCTGGGTTCTTCCGGTCGCTTGTTTTTATTTTACTGCGTTTTAGGTTTTGAAGCCCTTCTTTTTTATGGGTTTATTTTCATCCCCTTAGCAAAATATTTTAAGATCCAAAAAGGCATTGATCTTGAAACCGCCTCCAAGATTGTCGGCGATCATTTCCCAGAAGTGAAAGACAAGCTTTTAAATGTCCTTCAACTCAACCAACAATCCGAACACACCGAGTTTCTATTAGCAAGCATCGAACAAAAATCGAACAACCTAAGCTTAGTCCCTTTTAAAAGTGCGGTCAGTTTTAAGGAAAACCTTAAATATATTAGGTACGCTTTACTCCCCATTCTTATTGTATTTCTGTTTATTCTTTTTGGGAAACAAGCCGTGTTCACAGACAGCCTCAAACGCGTTGTCAATTATAATACCGCCTATGCACCTCCCGCTCCTTTTGAGTTTTTTATAATGAATACCAATCTGGAGGCTATCGAAAACACCTCTTTTACGTTGGTTGCTAAAACCGTTGGAAAGTTCGTTCCAGAATCCGTTCAGATTGTTTATAACGATGAGGTTTATATATTAAATCAAACCGAATTGGGCGTTTTTGAATATGAGTTTTCACATCCCAATTCCCCTATTGATTTTAAATTAGTCACTACTGAGGTGGTTTCCAAGCCCTACCGTTTAGAGGTGTTGCCCATTCCTGTTTTGCTCAGTTTTGACATGTATTTAGACTATCCAACATATACAGGAAAATCAGATGAAAAAATTGCCAACAACGGAAATGCCACCATCCCAGAAGGCACAAAGTTGAAATGGGAGTTGCGTACCAAGTCCACTGATACCGTTTCCTTTTCTTATAAAAATACAATCGCTTTTTTTGACCATAACGATCAAAAATTTCAATTCAGTAAACAAGTTTTTGAATCTTTGAATTATACAATTCAAACAAGCAACTCCAAGCTTAAAAACTACGAAAATCTTGCCTTTTCATTACAAACCATCACAGACCAGTCGCCAGCTATTAAGGTGGAAATGAAACAAGATTCTACCTACCAAGCTTCTCTTTATTTTTATGGTCAAATCTCCGACGATTATGGAATTAAAGATTTGAAACTCTATTATTATCCAGTGGCAGATGCGTCTAACATCAACGAACTAAGCTTGCCGTCCAACACCACTACCTTTCAGGAGTTCACACATGCGTTTCCTTCTGGCTTAGAATTGATGGATGACACTCCCTACGCGCTTTACTTTGAGGTTTCCGACAACGACCCCTTCCACAAAACCAAAACCACTAGAAGCCGTGTTTTTAATTACAATTCTAAAAGTGAAAACACCATTCAAGAAATTCAACTTGAGGAACAAAGCGAATTGACCACTGCTTTTCAAAAGGCATTGAACACCCTGTCCGAACAAGACAAAAATTTGAATGAAATATCTCAAAATCAAAAAGAAAAGGAACAGCTTAATTTTAGCGATCAACAAAAATTAAAATCTTTTTTAGAGCGACAACAGGCCCAAGACAAGATGTTGAAGGAGTTCAATAAAAAAATGCAGGACAATCTAAATCAGTTTGAAAAATCAAAAGAGGAAGATCCGTTTAAAGAACAACTTGAAAAACGATTGGAAGCACAGCAAGAAGCGCTCGAAAAGGATGAGAAATTATTAGAAGAGCTAAAGAAAATCACCGATAAAATTAACAAAGAAGAACTCGCCGATAAACTGGAAAAAATGGCGAAGAAGAACAAAAACAAACAACTCAGTTTAGAGCAGTTGTTAGAGCTTACAAAACGCTATTATGTAACCAAAAAATCCGAACAGCTTTTAGATAATTTGAATGAATTATCTAAAGAGCAGATGCAGTTGGCGGAGGAATCCGAAGAACAAAACACCAAAGAAGCCCAAGAAAAATTAAATGAAGAATTCAAGGAGCTTACAAAAGAACTAGACGATTTAAGAAAAGATAACGACGCTCTTGCAAAACCTCTTGAATTGCCAGACGACCCAAATCTTGAAGAATCGATTGAAAAAGATCAGGAAAACGCAAGTGATGAGTTAGGCGAAAAAGAACAATCTCCCGACCCTCAGGAGCAAAAAGAGAAACTAAACAAGGCTCAAAAAAGTCAAAAGAAGGCTGCTCAGAAAATGCAGCAAATGAGTCAAAAAATGGCACAGCAAATGAGCAGCGGTGGCGGTCAGCAAATGAGTGAAGACATTGACTTGCTGCGTCAAATTCTGGATAATTTGCTTCTCTTTTCTTTTGATCAAGAATTGCTCATGAAGCGTTTTCAGGAATCCACCACAAACACCACCGGGCACGCCAAGCGTCTTGTGAGGCAAAGTAATTTGCGCGAACACTTTGAGCATGTCGATGACAGTTTGTTTTCGCTATCCTTACGCCAGCCCATGATTTCGGAATCTATCAACAAAGAAATAACAGAAGTCTTTTTTAATATTGATAAAAGTCTCGAACTCCTCTCCGAAAACAGTTTTAGAGAAGCCATTGGTGCGCAACAATTTGCCATTACAGCCACCAACAAATTAGCGGATATGCTCAGCAACACACTGGACAATATGGAAATGCAGATGCAGATGTCTCCTGGACAAGGCGAGGGCGAAATGCAACTGCCAGACATTATCATGAGTCAAGAGGCACTCAGTAAGAAAATGGAAAAAGAGCTTGGTAAAAAGGGTGAAAAATCTGAGGGCGAACAAGAAGGTTCTGAAAAAGGAGATGGGGAGCCAAAGAAGGAAGGTGAGGGTTCCAAAAAAGGAGAGCAAGGCCAAGAGGGCCAAGAAGGTGGAGAAGGAAAAGAAGGCCAAAACGGCAAACAAGGTCAGCAAGGACAACAGGGAAATCAAGGTGGTGAAGGCGAAGGCTCAGAAGGGGACAATGGCGAATTGTTCGAGATCTTTAAAAAACAACAAGAGTTGCGGAATGCTTTACAAGATTTATTAGACAAAAATGGCATTGGAGACAACGGTCAAAAGCTGCTTGATTCTATGGAAAAAATCGAACAAAACCTTATTAATCAAGGTCTTACAGAAAAATCTTTACAAGCAATGCAAAACCTTAAGCATCAGCTCTTAAAACTAGAAAAGGCCGTACAACAGCAGGGCGAAGACACCAAGCGCGTTTCCAACACCAGCAAAGCGGAGCGGTCACAACCGCCAATTCCTAGCGCGGAAACGATCAAACAATATTTTAATACGACTGAGATATTGAACCGACAAAGCCTACCTTTACGTCAAGAATTTAAGCAAAAAGTTCAAGAATATTTTAAGATAAAAAATGATTAG